One Verrucomicrobiota bacterium JB022 genomic region harbors:
- a CDS encoding fasciclin domain-containing protein → MKKIYLSTTLAALCLTPAYAQLASNISPAFADATTVEMNGTTYLQNWFGTFRTVDGSELNNEEWIWHEEHGQIYLSADPMSETLWFFDPNITEAGLRGWTFTDRDTHPFMWLNDGGEGDPFWVLYMVGVEAQMPTPRVFYSYATMAPLLLERKSTMEIPEIATDLGFSSLVDAVVAANLASTLNSEGPFTVFAPTNEAFADISDVTAGLSTDQLADVLLYHVVPGTLTAKDLTFDVEDMFSGEMNTFYVTAANGADIMIEVTPMGIMLNGSAMVMLDSANVMADNGVIHAINKVIMPPKDLAGVASDAGFMQLVNAATAAGLVPALTGEDDYTVFAPTDEAFAAIADTVAGLTTPQLVEVLQHHIVMGKVYASEVPMDTEITTLSGGTIDVSSMDGQLMVTSETDNSAAITMTNVPARNGVIHVIDTVLIPDLAD, encoded by the coding sequence GTGTCTGACGCCGGCCTACGCCCAACTAGCCAGCAACATCTCACCGGCGTTTGCCGATGCCACTACGGTCGAAATGAATGGCACGACCTACCTACAGAACTGGTTCGGCACCTTCCGCACCGTCGACGGGTCCGAACTGAACAATGAGGAGTGGATCTGGCACGAGGAGCACGGCCAGATCTATCTCAGCGCCGATCCGATGTCGGAAACCCTTTGGTTCTTCGACCCCAACATCACCGAAGCCGGCCTGCGGGGGTGGACTTTTACCGACCGCGACACCCATCCCTTCATGTGGCTCAACGATGGCGGCGAGGGCGATCCCTTTTGGGTGCTCTACATGGTTGGCGTCGAAGCGCAAATGCCCACCCCGCGCGTCTTCTACAGCTACGCTACGATGGCACCGTTGCTACTGGAGCGGAAGTCCACCATGGAGATCCCGGAAATTGCGACCGATCTGGGCTTCAGCAGCCTCGTCGATGCAGTGGTGGCGGCCAACCTTGCGAGCACGCTCAATAGCGAAGGGCCTTTTACCGTTTTCGCCCCCACCAACGAGGCCTTTGCTGATATCTCCGACGTAACGGCGGGCCTGAGCACGGATCAGCTCGCCGATGTGCTGCTCTACCACGTCGTGCCGGGTACGCTGACCGCCAAAGATCTGACTTTTGACGTGGAAGACATGTTCTCGGGCGAGATGAACACCTTTTACGTCACCGCTGCGAACGGCGCCGACATCATGATCGAGGTGACTCCCATGGGCATCATGCTCAACGGCAGCGCCATGGTGATGCTCGATTCCGCCAACGTGATGGCCGACAACGGTGTGATTCACGCGATCAACAAGGTGATCATGCCGCCGAAGGATCTGGCGGGCGTGGCCAGCGATGCCGGCTTTATGCAGCTCGTCAATGCCGCCACCGCCGCCGGTCTGGTGCCCGCTTTGACGGGCGAGGACGACTACACGGTCTTTGCGCCGACCGACGAGGCTTTCGCCGCCATCGCCGACACTGTGGCTGGCCTGACGACTCCGCAACTGGTGGAAGTCCTCCAGCACCATATCGTCATGGGCAAGGTCTACGCCAGCGAAGTGCCAATGGACACCGAAATCACGACCCTCAGCGGCGGCACGATCGACGTCAGCAGTATGGATGGGCAACTGATGGTGACGAGCGAGACCGATAACAGCGCCGCCATCACCATGACTAACGTCCCGGCC